A window from Rhodocyclaceae bacterium encodes these proteins:
- a CDS encoding tripartite tricarboxylate transporter substrate binding protein: MNACCKRVLPLLLVVASAGAAAQQYPSKPVRVVIGFAAGGSVDLVGRTVAQALAGAYGRPVVVDNRPGAASHIAGALVAAAIPDGYTLLVSSQGGLGTNLALYTKMPYNPLKDLTPVTLLVFQPQIVLVNPKVEARNIKELIALARAKPGGLNYGSAGSGGVLHLAAELFSSMTGTKMTHIAYKGGAPALVDLIGGQIDLTFQPLPEALPHLRGGRVRPLAMTSAKRSASAPDIPTVSESGLPGFTFTSWMGTAGPAGMPAALTAQISADWNKALNAPEVRPRLIEAGLDIAGGTPEQFAAHMRSEVDAMMKLVKESGIPPVE; encoded by the coding sequence ATGAATGCGTGCTGCAAGCGTGTATTGCCCCTGTTGCTCGTCGTTGCATCGGCCGGCGCGGCCGCACAGCAGTACCCGTCCAAGCCGGTGCGCGTGGTCATCGGCTTCGCCGCCGGCGGCAGCGTGGACCTGGTCGGGCGCACGGTGGCCCAGGCGCTCGCGGGTGCATACGGCCGGCCGGTCGTGGTCGACAACCGGCCGGGTGCGGCGAGCCATATCGCTGGGGCGCTCGTTGCCGCAGCGATACCGGACGGCTACACGCTGCTGGTGAGCAGCCAGGGTGGCCTCGGCACCAACCTCGCGCTGTACACGAAGATGCCGTACAACCCGCTGAAGGACCTGACCCCGGTCACGCTGCTGGTGTTCCAGCCGCAGATCGTGCTCGTCAACCCGAAGGTCGAGGCGCGCAACATCAAGGAGCTGATCGCTCTCGCCCGCGCAAAGCCCGGTGGGCTCAACTACGGATCGGCCGGTTCCGGTGGCGTGCTTCACCTGGCGGCCGAACTGTTCAGCAGCATGACCGGCACGAAGATGACGCACATCGCCTACAAGGGCGGCGCGCCAGCACTGGTCGACCTGATCGGCGGCCAGATCGACCTCACCTTCCAGCCACTGCCGGAAGCCCTGCCCCACCTGCGCGGCGGGCGCGTGCGCCCGCTGGCCATGACGAGCGCGAAGCGATCCGCGTCGGCACCGGACATCCCGACCGTCAGCGAGTCCGGGCTGCCCGGGTTCACGTTCACCAGCTGGATGGGCACCGCCGGACCGGCCGGCATGCCTGCCGCGCTGACGGCGCAGATCAGCGCCGACTGGAACAAGGCGCTGAACGCACCCGAAGTGCGACCGCGCCTGATCGAAGCCGGACTCGACATCGCCGGCGGCACGCCCGAGCAGTTCGCCGCGCACATGCGCAGCGAGGTCGACGCGATGATGAAGCTCGTGAAGGAATCCGGCATTCCCCCAGTCGAGTAG
- a CDS encoding acetate--CoA ligase family protein, translating into MPAPQPEHYLDRILNPRSILIVGASRDPVKRGNRAIQSLVADGYAGTIIPINPRETEILGFAAYPSITDAPGELDLAVVCTAAHTVKAVIEECGRRKVKGAILLAAGFSEIGEQGRILEDEVVALARHYGVRLIGPNTNGMFSARLGCNAWGLPDIPRGPLGLLSNSANCVTSIVMQARTHGFMGINTMLSVGNQADIEFHEYLECLGEDPAISAVMLYLEGFKNAAAFREVARRTTQKKPVVMYVAGRTSEGKRAAKSHSGSLAGAYAINRGALRQSGVTVVERLYHLYPVAEALSLFPSMRGRRVAVVSEGGGPLTVAADALVEQGLVLAQLSQETQARIHAVVPNATAIDNPVDAGGGTDPRAEYYGPIVRAILEDPAIDAVLIVGLLGGYADRFGPQAAPAEHAVCAELGAMMREYGKPVIVQSHYADMKTQSLRILREAGVPFQRHVEVAVQCLASAADASAARARNAAAAGAAQSMQHPAPAAVRIIDSAMAEGRDLLETEARDLLIACGIAMPGHLLLRSVDDAAAAIDRFGDSRLAMKVVSADILHKSEAQGVLLGLQGAGALREGWRKIAANAESYHPGARLEGMLVTPMAPRGTEFIIGITDDPQHGPVMLFGLGGVFVEVIGDVVFRALPLTTEDALDMIGSLKHSAVLDGVRGAAPVDRAALADLLVRLSRVRELHPQIAEIDLNPVIAHDGGQSVVDARIVLRRNVSKPA; encoded by the coding sequence TTGCCAGCGCCACAGCCTGAACACTATCTCGACCGTATCCTCAACCCACGCTCGATCCTGATCGTCGGCGCCTCGAGGGACCCGGTCAAGCGCGGCAACCGTGCGATCCAGTCGCTGGTCGCCGACGGATACGCCGGCACGATCATCCCGATCAATCCGCGCGAGACGGAAATCCTCGGCTTCGCGGCCTATCCGTCGATCACCGATGCACCGGGCGAGCTCGACCTGGCTGTGGTGTGCACTGCTGCGCACACCGTCAAGGCGGTGATCGAGGAATGCGGCCGGCGCAAGGTGAAGGGCGCGATCCTGCTCGCCGCCGGCTTCAGCGAGATCGGCGAGCAGGGCCGCATCCTCGAGGACGAAGTCGTGGCACTGGCGAGACACTACGGCGTGCGCCTGATCGGCCCGAACACCAACGGCATGTTCAGCGCCCGCCTCGGCTGCAACGCCTGGGGCCTTCCCGACATCCCGCGCGGCCCGCTCGGCCTGCTGTCGAACTCGGCCAACTGCGTCACCTCGATCGTGATGCAGGCGCGCACGCATGGCTTCATGGGCATCAACACGATGCTCAGCGTCGGGAACCAGGCGGACATCGAGTTCCACGAGTACCTCGAGTGCCTGGGGGAGGATCCGGCCATCTCCGCGGTGATGCTCTACCTGGAGGGATTCAAGAACGCAGCGGCCTTCCGCGAGGTCGCGCGCCGCACCACGCAGAAGAAGCCGGTGGTGATGTACGTAGCGGGACGCACCAGCGAAGGCAAGCGTGCCGCGAAGTCCCACAGCGGCTCGCTCGCCGGGGCCTACGCGATCAACCGCGGCGCGCTCCGGCAGTCGGGCGTCACCGTGGTGGAGCGCCTGTACCACCTGTATCCGGTCGCCGAGGCGCTGAGCCTGTTCCCGTCGATGCGCGGCCGCCGCGTCGCGGTCGTCTCCGAAGGCGGCGGACCGCTGACCGTGGCAGCCGATGCACTGGTCGAGCAGGGGCTGGTGCTCGCGCAGCTGTCGCAGGAGACGCAGGCGCGCATCCATGCCGTCGTGCCCAACGCCACCGCGATCGACAACCCGGTCGATGCCGGTGGCGGCACCGATCCGCGCGCCGAATACTACGGCCCGATCGTGCGCGCGATCCTCGAGGATCCGGCGATCGACGCAGTGCTGATCGTCGGCCTGCTCGGCGGCTATGCCGATCGCTTCGGCCCACAGGCGGCACCCGCCGAGCATGCGGTCTGCGCCGAACTGGGCGCGATGATGCGCGAGTACGGCAAGCCGGTGATCGTGCAGAGCCACTATGCCGACATGAAGACGCAGTCGCTGCGCATCCTGCGCGAGGCTGGCGTGCCCTTCCAGCGGCATGTCGAAGTCGCGGTACAGTGCCTCGCCAGCGCGGCCGATGCGTCCGCGGCCCGCGCACGCAACGCCGCTGCCGCCGGCGCGGCGCAGTCGATGCAGCACCCGGCACCGGCGGCCGTGCGCATCATCGATTCGGCGATGGCTGAAGGCCGCGACCTGCTGGAGACCGAGGCGCGCGACCTGCTCATCGCCTGCGGCATCGCGATGCCCGGCCACCTGCTGCTGCGCAGCGTCGACGACGCAGCCGCTGCGATCGACCGTTTCGGAGACTCACGGCTGGCAATGAAGGTCGTCTCCGCCGACATCCTGCACAAGTCGGAGGCGCAGGGCGTGCTGCTCGGCCTGCAGGGTGCAGGTGCGCTGCGCGAGGGCTGGCGGAAGATCGCGGCAAACGCCGAGTCCTACCATCCCGGCGCACGCCTCGAAGGCATGCTGGTGACGCCAATGGCCCCGCGCGGCACCGAGTTCATCATCGGCATCACCGACGACCCGCAGCACGGCCCCGTGATGCTGTTCGGCCTGGGCGGCGTGTTCGTGGAAGTGATCGGGGACGTCGTGTTCCGCGCGCTGCCGCTGACGACGGAAGACGCGCTCGACATGATCGGCAGCCTGAAGCATTCGGCGGTGCTCGACGGCGTGCGTGGCGCCGCTCCGGTCGACCGCGCCGCGCTGGCGGACCTGCTGGTGCGGCTGTCCCGCGTCCGCGAACTGCATCCGCAGATCGCAGAGATCGACCTCAACCCGGTGATCGCGCATGACGGTGGCCAGTCCGTCGTCGACGCGCGCATCGTACTGCGCAGGAACGTTTCCAAACCCGCCTGA
- a CDS encoding tripartite tricarboxylate transporter substrate binding protein translates to MSRILTTAALAGCLLASAWSAGSVSAQAFPARPLMIVNGNAAGGTPDILARQMAEELRQALGQSVVVVNRTGANGSIAVESVRRATPDGHTLLFATMTTMAVNPHLQKDARYNGAQDFEPIATQVLQPLLWATTSSQPFKSLKDVVEQARAHPGKIIASRQGFGASSHLTVAALTGRNKIEFNLIGFTGSADTFMALRRGDVQLMVDLPQSMLPRIQAGDLVPLAVTSAARIKALPNVPTWIEQGVMDNELTAWYVYLAPKGTPAAIVGQLNTEINRILMQPKFRQRLEEVGGIVRTLSPADLRRFMAEEHVRWGALLKNAGVNPD, encoded by the coding sequence ATGTCCCGCATCCTGACCACCGCAGCACTGGCCGGCTGCCTTCTCGCCAGCGCATGGTCCGCCGGCAGCGTATCCGCACAGGCCTTCCCCGCGCGGCCGCTGATGATCGTCAATGGCAACGCAGCCGGTGGCACGCCCGACATCCTGGCGCGCCAGATGGCAGAAGAACTGCGGCAGGCCCTCGGCCAGAGCGTGGTGGTGGTGAACCGCACCGGCGCCAACGGATCGATCGCGGTGGAATCGGTGCGCCGGGCGACCCCGGACGGCCACACCCTGCTGTTCGCGACCATGACCACGATGGCGGTCAACCCGCACCTGCAGAAAGATGCGCGCTACAACGGCGCCCAGGACTTCGAACCGATCGCCACCCAGGTGCTGCAGCCGCTGCTGTGGGCGACCACCTCCAGCCAGCCGTTCAAGTCTCTGAAGGACGTGGTCGAACAGGCCCGCGCCCATCCGGGGAAGATCATCGCCTCGCGCCAGGGCTTCGGCGCCTCGTCGCACCTGACGGTGGCCGCACTCACCGGCCGCAACAAGATAGAGTTCAACCTGATCGGCTTCACCGGGTCGGCCGACACCTTCATGGCCCTGCGGCGCGGCGACGTCCAGCTGATGGTCGACCTGCCGCAGTCGATGCTGCCGCGCATCCAGGCCGGCGACCTGGTGCCGCTCGCCGTCACCAGCGCGGCGCGGATCAAGGCCCTGCCCAACGTCCCTACCTGGATCGAGCAGGGCGTGATGGACAACGAACTGACCGCCTGGTACGTCTACCTCGCACCGAAGGGCACGCCGGCCGCGATCGTCGGGCAGCTCAACACCGAGATCAACCGGATCCTCATGCAACCGAAGTTCCGGCAGCGGCTCGAGGAGGTCGGCGGCATCGTGCGCACGCTGTCCCCTGCGGACCTGCGCCGCTTCATGGCAGAGGAACATGTGCGCTGGGGTGCGCTGCTCAAGAATGCCGGGGTCAACCCGGATTGA
- a CDS encoding LysR family transcriptional regulator — translation MNKLLGMQAFVSVVECGGFTGAARRMGLSVSAVTKNVGRLESELGTQLLARTTRRVNITEFGREYYASCRKVFGELEGVENALRQSQEQPRGKVNLLCPAFFARVNLMPRLHEFNARYPDIELDVTLGDRHADLIDSGINLAVVVGELKDSRFASRLLTRGPRVCCATPEYFRRHGMPQQIDEVMSHNCLVSRTALWQFREGGRTIEVAVKGNLVVRSGDALREATLSGLGIAQSNWWLFRQDLTAGTLVECLKKHRVPGRSMSVVYPPTRFVPRKVRVMIDFLVEITRV, via the coding sequence ATGAACAAGCTGCTCGGCATGCAGGCCTTCGTCAGCGTGGTCGAATGCGGCGGATTCACCGGCGCAGCCAGGCGGATGGGCCTGTCGGTGTCGGCGGTCACCAAGAACGTCGGCCGCCTGGAGTCTGAACTGGGCACGCAACTGCTCGCCCGCACCACGCGCCGGGTCAACATCACCGAGTTCGGCCGCGAGTACTACGCGAGCTGCCGCAAGGTGTTCGGCGAACTCGAGGGCGTCGAGAACGCGCTGCGCCAGTCGCAGGAGCAGCCCAGGGGCAAGGTCAACCTGCTGTGCCCGGCGTTCTTCGCCCGGGTGAACCTGATGCCCAGGCTGCACGAATTCAATGCGCGCTACCCGGACATCGAACTCGACGTGACGCTCGGCGACAGGCATGCCGACCTGATCGATTCAGGCATCAACCTCGCGGTCGTGGTCGGCGAACTGAAGGATTCGCGCTTCGCCAGCCGGCTGCTCACGCGCGGCCCGCGGGTGTGCTGCGCGACGCCGGAATACTTCCGGCGCCACGGCATGCCGCAGCAGATCGACGAGGTGATGTCTCACAACTGCCTGGTGAGCCGCACGGCGCTGTGGCAGTTCCGCGAAGGCGGGCGCACCATCGAGGTTGCGGTCAAGGGCAACCTGGTGGTGCGTAGCGGCGATGCGCTGCGCGAGGCGACGCTGTCCGGGCTGGGCATCGCGCAGTCGAACTGGTGGCTGTTCCGGCAAGACCTCACGGCCGGGACGCTAGTGGAATGCCTCAAGAAGCATCGAGTGCCGGGACGATCGATGTCGGTGGTGTATCCGCCGACGCGCTTCGTGCCGCGCAAGGTCCGTGTCATGATCGATTTCCTGGTCGAGATCACGCGCGTCTGA
- a CDS encoding alpha/beta hydrolase, protein MSSHAGTPAFREGFVQTNGHGRMHYLEAGSGTPLVLIHTNGGSAHQYAGVMPALARQFRVIAWDMPGHGDSDPVTRHYSIADYCAALAAFMDSLCIPAAHVSGCSCGGTITIGFATGHAARTLSAVIVETPFRTFDEWGARWAHTEANFCIPTQGIDEVRNRVARVDDALLARWNIDRNKAGGKLMIDVMWAMRGFDAKAGLAAITRPAMVLYGAKGPTIAMRDRAAAAAPAMPIEVLPDSGHFPMLDEPDAFAATLARFCGAASR, encoded by the coding sequence ATGAGCAGCCACGCCGGCACGCCAGCCTTCCGGGAAGGCTTCGTCCAGACCAATGGCCACGGCCGCATGCATTACCTCGAGGCCGGCAGCGGCACGCCGCTGGTGCTGATCCATACCAACGGCGGATCCGCCCACCAGTATGCCGGCGTGATGCCGGCGCTTGCGCGCCAGTTCCGCGTGATCGCCTGGGACATGCCGGGGCACGGCGATTCCGACCCGGTCACGCGACACTACTCGATCGCCGACTACTGCGCGGCGCTGGCGGCCTTCATGGACAGCCTGTGCATCCCGGCTGCGCATGTTTCCGGCTGCTCCTGCGGCGGCACGATCACCATCGGATTCGCCACTGGCCATGCCGCGCGCACCCTGTCGGCGGTGATCGTCGAGACGCCATTCCGGACGTTCGACGAGTGGGGCGCGCGCTGGGCGCATACCGAAGCGAACTTCTGCATTCCGACCCAGGGCATCGACGAGGTGCGCAACCGGGTCGCGCGCGTCGACGACGCCCTGCTCGCGCGCTGGAACATCGACCGCAACAAGGCCGGTGGCAAGCTGATGATCGACGTGATGTGGGCGATGCGCGGCTTCGATGCCAAGGCCGGGCTGGCCGCGATCACCCGGCCGGCGATGGTCCTGTACGGTGCGAAGGGGCCGACCATCGCAATGCGCGACCGGGCGGCGGCGGCGGCACCGGCAATGCCGATCGAAGTGCTGCCGGACTCCGGGCATTTCCCGATGCTCGACGAGCCGGACGCGTTCGCCGCCACGCTTGCGCGCTTCTGCGGCGCAGCTTCGCGCTGA
- a CDS encoding LLM class flavin-dependent oxidoreductase — protein MKFGLFGGGKVGGANPLGDSYGYRDFIRYICDAEELGFESAFLVEHHFTGVGQLSASLNLLSYIAAKTSRIRLGTAVVVLPWHNPVLLAEQIATLDVLCEGRFDMGVGRGYRKDEFQAFCIPMSEAQERYNECFELLLKSLSSRERFSHHGKYWNFENIVVEPAPTQQPHPPVWMAAGRPEGIAYVAGQGCNVLLDQIGSVDDTIERVQVFLKAQAAAGIVPDATRCGVTRALHIVNSEAERRQAYARRIDTLKKIGELAKKPLNLEPATFAEGGIASDDAALIGTPEEIGERLQKLADGGVEYVLLTNATASRESLVTFSEKIMPHVRSRAPAAALEAA, from the coding sequence ATGAAGTTCGGGCTGTTCGGCGGCGGCAAGGTGGGGGGCGCCAATCCCCTGGGCGACAGCTACGGCTATCGCGATTTCATCCGCTACATCTGCGATGCCGAGGAACTCGGCTTCGAGAGCGCATTCCTGGTCGAGCACCATTTCACCGGCGTGGGGCAACTGTCGGCGTCGCTCAACCTGCTGTCGTACATCGCGGCGAAGACCAGCCGCATCCGCCTTGGCACCGCGGTGGTCGTGCTGCCGTGGCACAACCCGGTGCTGCTGGCCGAACAGATCGCAACCCTCGACGTGCTGTGCGAAGGGAGGTTCGACATGGGGGTCGGCCGCGGCTACCGCAAGGACGAGTTCCAGGCGTTCTGCATCCCGATGTCCGAGGCGCAGGAGCGCTACAACGAGTGCTTCGAGTTGCTGCTGAAATCGCTGTCGAGCCGCGAGCGCTTTTCGCACCACGGCAAGTACTGGAACTTCGAGAACATCGTCGTCGAACCGGCACCAACACAGCAGCCGCATCCACCGGTCTGGATGGCGGCCGGCCGGCCCGAGGGCATCGCCTACGTCGCCGGGCAGGGCTGCAACGTGCTGCTCGACCAGATCGGCTCGGTCGACGACACCATCGAGCGCGTGCAGGTGTTCCTGAAGGCACAGGCTGCGGCCGGCATCGTCCCTGACGCCACGCGCTGCGGCGTCACCCGCGCGCTGCATATCGTCAACAGTGAAGCCGAGCGCCGGCAAGCCTATGCCCGCCGCATCGATACGCTGAAGAAGATCGGCGAACTGGCGAAGAAGCCGCTCAACCTGGAACCTGCGACCTTCGCCGAGGGCGGCATCGCCAGCGACGACGCGGCGCTGATCGGCACCCCCGAGGAGATCGGCGAGCGACTGCAGAAGCTTGCCGACGGGGGCGTCGAGTACGTACTGCTGACCAATGCGACGGCCAGCCGCGAGTCGCTGGTGACCTTCTCCGAGAAGATCATGCCGCATGTGCGCAGCCGTGCACCGGCAGCCGCGCTCGAAGCCGCCTGA
- a CDS encoding 3-oxoacid CoA-transferase subunit A — MDKVVASPQEALADITDGATVAIGGFSVGHRFALSLITALRDKGTRDLCVVCNSMGAAGELRGQILAENGQVRKLIAAFTVRPGMPAASEEQIRAGQMEVELVPQGTLVERCRAGGADIPAFFSAACVGTDIAQGKESRVIDGRTYVLETAIKVDYALLRAWRADRAGNVQFRGGSQNLNPAFAKAARIAIVEVDEIVEVGDIPPELINLPGIFIARVVKSTNPFDAKQTPQSKKRPADQPRLYNGKPALTRAGIAKRAARLVREGSYVNLGVGIPTMVSNYLEGRDVVLHAENGVLGYGRMVSGDRVDPDMYNASGQYVELVPGASFFDSVTSFEMARSGRIDTVILGAYEVDSTGSVANWSTENARLGGIGGAMDLISGGSELIIVMEHCDSKERPKLKKQCRFPLTGQRCVDWVVTDLALLRWNDGDSRFELLETAPGFTVEEVVALTEMPVFPVAAVGTMA; from the coding sequence ATGGACAAGGTGGTCGCGTCGCCACAAGAGGCGCTTGCAGACATTACCGACGGCGCCACGGTTGCCATCGGCGGCTTCAGCGTCGGCCACCGGTTCGCACTCAGCCTGATCACGGCGCTGCGCGACAAGGGCACCAGGGATCTCTGCGTCGTATGCAACTCGATGGGCGCAGCCGGTGAACTGCGCGGACAGATCCTCGCCGAGAACGGCCAGGTCCGGAAGCTGATCGCAGCCTTCACCGTGCGCCCGGGCATGCCCGCTGCATCCGAAGAGCAGATCCGCGCCGGGCAGATGGAGGTCGAGCTGGTTCCCCAGGGCACGCTGGTCGAGCGCTGCCGCGCCGGTGGCGCCGATATCCCGGCCTTCTTTTCGGCCGCCTGCGTCGGCACCGACATCGCGCAGGGCAAGGAGTCGCGCGTGATCGACGGCCGCACCTATGTGCTCGAAACCGCCATCAAGGTCGACTACGCGCTGCTGCGCGCCTGGCGCGCCGACCGCGCAGGCAACGTGCAATTCCGCGGCGGCAGCCAGAACCTGAATCCGGCCTTCGCCAAGGCCGCACGTATCGCGATCGTCGAAGTCGACGAGATCGTCGAGGTGGGCGACATCCCGCCAGAGCTCATCAACCTTCCCGGGATCTTCATTGCCCGCGTGGTGAAGAGCACCAACCCGTTCGATGCGAAACAGACACCGCAATCGAAGAAGCGCCCTGCAGACCAGCCCCGCCTGTACAACGGCAAGCCGGCCCTGACCCGCGCCGGCATCGCGAAGCGTGCGGCCCGGCTGGTGCGCGAAGGCAGCTACGTCAACCTGGGCGTGGGCATCCCGACGATGGTCTCGAACTACCTCGAAGGGCGCGATGTCGTGCTGCACGCGGAGAACGGCGTGCTCGGCTACGGCCGCATGGTGTCGGGCGACCGGGTCGACCCCGACATGTACAACGCCAGCGGCCAGTATGTCGAACTGGTGCCGGGCGCATCGTTCTTCGATTCGGTCACCTCCTTCGAGATGGCGCGCAGCGGGCGCATCGACACCGTAATCCTGGGCGCCTACGAAGTCGACTCGACCGGCAGCGTCGCCAACTGGAGCACCGAGAATGCGCGCCTGGGCGGCATCGGCGGCGCTATGGACCTGATCTCCGGCGGCAGCGAACTGATCATCGTGATGGAACACTGCGACAGCAAGGAGCGGCCGAAACTGAAGAAGCAGTGCCGCTTTCCGCTCACCGGCCAGCGCTGCGTCGACTGGGTGGTCACCGACCTCGCCCTGCTGCGCTGGAACGACGGCGACAGCCGCTTCGAACTGCTGGAGACTGCGCCCGGCTTTACGGTCGAAGAAGTGGTGGCCCTTACGGAAATGCCGGTGTTCCCGGTGGCTGCGGTCGGCACGATGGCCTGA
- a CDS encoding methionine aminotransferase, translated as MPAVQAPIDRLPWVGTTIFSVMSALAARHGAINLGQGFPDFDCDPALHLAVVEAMRAGHNQYAPMPGVLPLRERIASKTAALYGHRYDADQEITVTAGATQALMAAIVALSGPGDEVIVLEPCYDSYQPSIDLAGASAVRVPLDAARNYAVDWDRVRAAITPRTRLLIVNFPHNPTGQVLDAADIASLEAIVEHSGITVLSDEVYEHILFDGRSHQGIARSPLLASRGVLVSSFGKTFHATGWKVGYACAPAALSAMIRKVHQFMVFAVSTPMQHALASYLDDPTPYLDLPAFYQRKRDRFCAALSGSRFRLLPSQGTYFVLADYSSISDEPEDVFARWLIERHGVAAIPVSAFYREGYDNRVIRFCFAKREDTLDAAVDKLLTV; from the coding sequence ATGCCGGCAGTGCAGGCGCCGATCGACCGGCTGCCCTGGGTGGGCACCACGATCTTCTCCGTGATGTCGGCGCTGGCCGCACGGCACGGTGCGATCAACCTCGGCCAGGGATTTCCCGACTTCGACTGCGACCCGGCGCTGCACCTGGCGGTGGTGGAGGCCATGCGTGCCGGGCACAACCAGTACGCGCCGATGCCGGGGGTACTGCCGCTGCGCGAGCGGATCGCATCGAAAACGGCGGCGCTGTACGGGCACCGCTACGACGCGGACCAGGAAATCACGGTCACTGCCGGGGCGACCCAGGCGCTAATGGCCGCGATCGTCGCCCTGTCCGGCCCGGGCGACGAAGTGATCGTGCTCGAACCATGCTACGACTCGTACCAGCCCTCGATCGACCTCGCAGGGGCGAGCGCGGTGCGCGTGCCGCTCGACGCTGCGCGCAACTACGCGGTCGACTGGGACCGTGTGCGCGCGGCGATCACCCCGCGCACACGGCTGCTTATCGTCAACTTTCCGCACAACCCCACTGGCCAGGTACTGGACGCGGCCGACATCGCGTCCCTCGAAGCCATCGTCGAGCACAGCGGCATCACCGTGCTGTCCGACGAGGTCTACGAGCACATCCTGTTCGACGGCCGCTCGCACCAGGGCATCGCACGTTCCCCGCTGCTCGCCTCGCGCGGCGTGCTCGTGTCCAGCTTCGGCAAGACCTTCCATGCCACCGGCTGGAAGGTCGGCTACGCATGCGCGCCGGCCGCGTTGAGCGCCATGATCCGCAAGGTGCACCAGTTCATGGTGTTCGCGGTATCGACGCCGATGCAGCATGCGCTTGCGTCCTACCTCGACGACCCGACACCGTACCTCGACCTGCCGGCGTTCTACCAGCGCAAGCGCGACCGTTTCTGCGCGGCGCTGTCCGGCTCCCGGTTCCGGTTGCTGCCTTCCCAGGGCACCTACTTCGTGCTGGCGGACTATTCCTCGATCAGCGACGAACCGGAGGACGTCTTCGCGCGGTGGCTGATCGAGCGCCACGGCGTTGCGGCCATCCCGGTATCGGCGTTCTATCGCGAGGGTTACGACAACCGGGTGATCCGTTTCTGCTTCGCCAAGCGCGAGGACACGCTCGACGCCGCCGTGGATAAGCTGCTCACGGTCTGA
- a CDS encoding cupin domain-containing protein, producing MARVFTQAGAKSMGLPGRKSIEIASQSMGTDNVTLRYVEIPVAQPGAGPRKPHRHDGFEEVIHVLEGNGCTEADSGSYPIAAGDTIVLPSGEWHATRNTGDTTLKLLCFFPVGDITARTSNG from the coding sequence ATGGCACGCGTATTCACCCAGGCCGGCGCGAAGTCGATGGGGCTTCCCGGCCGCAAGTCGATCGAGATCGCCTCGCAATCGATGGGCACAGACAACGTCACCCTCCGCTACGTCGAGATCCCGGTCGCCCAGCCGGGCGCCGGTCCGCGCAAGCCGCACCGGCACGACGGCTTCGAGGAAGTGATCCACGTGCTCGAAGGCAACGGCTGCACCGAGGCCGACAGTGGCAGCTATCCGATCGCCGCCGGAGACACCATCGTGCTGCCGTCCGGCGAATGGCATGCGACACGCAACACCGGCGACACCACGCTGAAGCTGCTCTGCTTCTTCCCGGTCGGCGACATCACCGCCCGTACCTCCAACGGCTGA
- a CDS encoding creatininase family protein: MLPTRYFIDLTQPEIAAQLKHNPLVILPAGSVEQHGPHLPTGTDIYASNVIGNAVAERMDGLVLPGGPLGVTPMHMPFEGTITLSPETYQRVVVETCESTARHGARDLLILNWHEGNIPSLALASEKLHREHHMNVVVVQACYVAAELYGHDCGGLTHGGEIEALAVLAYRPDLVHLDRIDYSSDHSQGRKWDKLRRTHAFQPVLRDIKTIAPTGWYGAPEHATVDKGLKMLSDIADAIAKEASELFRMLAEAQGGTAEIKQLKLAS, encoded by the coding sequence ATGCTCCCGACCCGATACTTCATCGACCTCACCCAGCCCGAGATCGCCGCGCAGCTGAAGCACAACCCGCTGGTGATCCTGCCGGCGGGCAGCGTCGAGCAGCACGGCCCGCACCTGCCCACCGGCACCGACATCTACGCATCGAACGTGATCGGCAATGCCGTGGCCGAACGCATGGACGGCCTGGTGCTGCCGGGCGGCCCGCTGGGCGTGACCCCGATGCACATGCCGTTCGAAGGCACGATCACGCTGTCGCCGGAGACCTACCAGCGCGTGGTGGTCGAGACCTGCGAGTCGACTGCCCGCCACGGTGCGCGCGACCTGCTCATTCTCAACTGGCACGAAGGCAACATCCCGTCGCTAGCACTGGCCTCCGAGAAGCTGCACCGCGAGCACCACATGAACGTGGTGGTGGTGCAGGCCTGCTACGTCGCAGCAGAGCTGTACGGCCACGATTGCGGCGGGCTGACCCATGGCGGCGAGATCGAGGCGCTGGCGGTGCTCGCGTACCGCCCCGACCTGGTCCACCTCGACCGGATCGACTATTCCTCCGACCATTCGCAGGGCCGCAAGTGGGACAAGCTGCGCCGCACACATGCGTTCCAGCCCGTGCTGCGCGACATCAAGACCATCGCCCCGACCGGCTGGTACGGCGCGCCCGAGCATGCAACCGTCGACAAGGGCCTGAAGATGCTGTCGGACATCGCCGACGCGATCGCCAAGGAAGCCAGCGAGCTGTTCCGGATGCTGGCCGAGGCCCAGGGCGGCACCGCCGAGATCAAGCAGCTCAAGCTGGCCAGCTGA